A region of the Candidatus Methanomethylicota archaeon genome:
CTTCGATGGATCATCAATTAAGGGACATGCACCAATAGAGGAAAGTGACCTACTGGCAAAGCCAGACTTGAAGACAATGAAAACCATAAAAATTGGCGCAAGGACTATGAAAATAGCCATATGTGATATTGAGAAAGCTTCAGGTGAACCATACACCAAGAACACGAGAATGCGCTTAAAGGAGTATGTTAAGGAGCTGGAGCTTAAAGGGTTAAAGTTTAAAGTGGGGGTAGAAATGGAGTACTTCATAGTTAAGAGGGTTAAGGGGGTGGAGCCAATAGATAAAGACCAGTATTTTGAAGTAGCACCATACGCTAAAGCTGAAAAATTACAATTGGAAATCATGGATAAATTGAATGGAATTGGAATTGAAGTTGAGAAAGCGCATCATGAAGTGGCTGAGGGGCAGTATGAGTATGCCATAAAAGCCTCAGACCCAATATCCACAGCAGATAATATAGTAATAGCGAAAATGGTTACAAAGGAGATTGCAAAAAGGTATGGCTTAGAAGTAACGTACATGCCAAAACCATTTAAGAATATGAATGGAAGTGGGATGCACATACACATAAGCCTACAAGATATGGATGGGAGAAACCTATTTTACGATAAGGATAATGGAGACATAAGCCAGAAAGCTTTACAAGCAATAGCTGGAATATTGAAAAGCTCAAGGGAAATATCAGTATTAGTAGCTCCAATTGTGAATTCATATAAGAGGTTGAAGCCAGGATATGAAGCTCCAAACAAAATATGCTGGGGATATGGAAATAGATCAACGTTGATAAGGGTGCCAATGACAATAGATGAAGAGAAGTGTAGAATAGAGTATAGGCATCCAGACCCATCATCCAACCCATACCTAGCAATAATAGCAGTCATCGCAACCGCAATGAGGGGGATAAATGAAGAGTTAACCCCAATGGAGCCATGCAAGGAAAACGCTTACAGAATTGAAGGGAAATATGGGAATCTACCATCAAACCTTGGAGAAGCCGTGGAAGAGTTCAAGAAGAGCGAATATATGAAGAAGATATTAGGTGAAGAATTACATGAAGAGATCGTGAAGAATAAGACTATGGAATGGAGGAACTACCAAAACTACATATTGAAAAACAAAGTAGACGATAATGAAATAACGGAGTGGGAGATAGAGAGATACTTGGTGAAAGCATAATGAAAGATAAATTGGAGATAGATGATGTGGATTTAGAAATAATAAGGAGACTGAGGGAAAACTCGAAACTCACATATAAAGAGATAGCTGAAGCAATGGGGATATCCATAGGAGCCGCATATAATAGGATAAAGAGGCTGGAGGAGTATGGCGTAATAAGGGGGTACACAATAAACATAGATTACTCAAAACTGGGATACGATCTAACTGCAATTATAATGCTACAAGTGGATGGCCCACACATAGTGGAAGTTGAAGAGAAACTTGCAAAATATGAGGAAAATATGAGTGTATATGATGTAACAGGGGACTTCGACGTCGTTGTTATAGCGAAAGTTAAAGATAGAGAACATTTGAACAAACTGGTAAAGGGGATACTCACAATACCACACGTGAAGAGGACAGTTACAAGCATAGCTTTAAGTGTTGTAAAGGAAAACTTTACAAGGTAGATTCAAAAGGTTTATAACTGAAATAGAGTAAATAATAGTTAAAAGTGAATTTTATGGAAAGCTTAGATAAACCTGCAATTGAGGGAGGGAAGCCGATTAGAAGCAAACCCATAATGGCTCTACCAGAATTAACTGATGAAGAGATAGAGGAAATAGTAAAGGTTCTAAGGAGCGGTAGGTGGACTATGAGCGTTGGAACAAAGATAAGGGAATTTGAAGAGGAATTCAAGAAGTATTTAAACGTTAAACATGCCATTGCAGTATCCAATGGAACTTCAGCATTACACTTAGCTTTAAGAGCTGCAGGGATAGGCCCTGGAGATGAAGTCATAACCACACCATTCACATTCATAGCCACAGCATCAACAATACTACACCAAAACGCCATACCAATATTCGCAGACATAAACATTGAAGATTACAACATAAACCCAGAAAGCATAGAAGAGAGGATAACTGATAAAACCAAAGCAGTAATAGCAGTACACCTATGCGGACAACCAGCAGATATAAT
Encoded here:
- a CDS encoding glutamine synthetase family protein — its product is MHRVMNEVEYLKPIIIDLDGKPRGLILKTSTNKQSIICFDGSSIKGHAPIEESDLLAKPDLKTMKTIKIGARTMKIAICDIEKASGEPYTKNTRMRLKEYVKELELKGLKFKVGVEMEYFIVKRVKGVEPIDKDQYFEVAPYAKAEKLQLEIMDKLNGIGIEVEKAHHEVAEGQYEYAIKASDPISTADNIVIAKMVTKEIAKRYGLEVTYMPKPFKNMNGSGMHIHISLQDMDGRNLFYDKDNGDISQKALQAIAGILKSSREISVLVAPIVNSYKRLKPGYEAPNKICWGYGNRSTLIRVPMTIDEEKCRIEYRHPDPSSNPYLAIIAVIATAMRGINEELTPMEPCKENAYRIEGKYGNLPSNLGEAVEEFKKSEYMKKILGEELHEEIVKNKTMEWRNYQNYILKNKVDDNEITEWEIERYLVKA
- a CDS encoding Lrp/AsnC family transcriptional regulator; this translates as MKDKLEIDDVDLEIIRRLRENSKLTYKEIAEAMGISIGAAYNRIKRLEEYGVIRGYTINIDYSKLGYDLTAIIMLQVDGPHIVEVEEKLAKYEENMSVYDVTGDFDVVVIAKVKDREHLNKLVKGILTIPHVKRTVTSIALSVVKENFTR